gtgctgctgcACCCTCACCACCCCTACCTCCCGCGGCTATGCTAGCGAAATCGTcagtttaataaaataaaaacagcagtatttcaatcttctAGATTTACCTTTAATCATTTCGGGATGATTATGAGTACAACTATGTATTCTatccctggattgaggtacgTTTTCCCAGCCATATATCGCGCTGGGCTCTGGCTGACCACCTTACCCGGCATAGCACCGATCCGACTCTGGATAGATACATTAAGGAGAGTCGGTTTCTTTTGGCTAAGTGCAATATACCGCTCATTGACTGACTATATATGAAGGTACCTTTCCAGAATCCAAGGCTGGAGTTAAGAAAAGGGCTGAAAGTGCAATGCAGCCTTATCAGTAAAGAATCCATTTTACATCACGTCTATTGCCGAAGCGATGCACTATACTTTATAACACGTTCCCCTTCTGTAACTGTCTTTGATTGATTGGTTACATTTGCAACTTTTCATTTCGAACATTTTGCACAGCACGCACGCAGACGCGGAGAACAGCTTGACCCGGGGGAGAAGGTATTCGGCCATTTTGGTCTAAAGGGGGCCTTGGCTGTCACCACGTGAGGAAGAAGAGCCCGAAATAGAGCAAGACAACTCCGGGAACTTTGCCTCAAAAAGaccgagaggggagagagaggaaacgtcGATTCATGCTTGAAGCTACAGAAGAGTAGCCAGTTTACAGAATGCCCTCAATTACTCTACCGCCGAAGGAGAATGCTCTCTTCAAGAGAATATTGGTAACGTTAAGTGCCTAGCTGTCGCTAGCTAAATCCATTTCAAGTAACTATAACGTTAAAGATTTGATTCGAGTAGCGTTGCTTGTAATAAAACAGCATGCAATCATGTCGTCTTTAGCTGACATCTGCTGTTCCTTCCATCGCCTGCTCAACGAACGTTAACTTTAGCTAACTCGTGGGCTAACATGTTTCGAGGCACTCGAAATGGCCTGCCAGGTTGTCATTAGCCTGCTAGTTAGCAGTTTGTTTGCAACCGGTAACATGCAACATGGCTTATAGCTAGGTAACTTTGGCGTGTGTGGAGTCCCAGTTTGTTGTTGGGTGATAGTTTAAAATAAATGCATGACTCAAAAACACGGCTGGCAAAtacttagctagcttgctagctacggctagataagttagctagctacgcgAACTAGCTATCTGCAAACTCATTCTACGTCCAAAAGCACAGGTGTTTCGTCATTACTCAGCATTTTAGCAACACGATTATCTGTAACCATGTACGCGTTACATTTCACATGCACAACGTATTTGCATGATGTCCCCAATTATATTACTGCAAACCTGGGTGTGTTAGCTAATGCAATCATTTGCCACTGATTGTACAGCTACtagagttagctagctaacaaaaccttgctagctagccagccaactaGCTGTCACTCACGCTTTGCTGAACCACAGATCAGATGGGGACTAATTATACAGTTTGCGTCCTATGATGCCAACGAATTGCACACATTTAGTCGACTTTCTCTGCTGAATATTGAGTACCATTCACACGTTCGTCCTATTTCTGGGCATGGTGTTGAACAATTGTTGTAGTTATTATTATCCAGTTAGGTGGTGTAATTAGCTCGCCATCTCTTAGGGCCTGCAAATTCAAATAACCCACGCCTACAGTGTGAACCTGTTGGTTACAAACATCTTTTTTTCATACGACtactataatatttatttcagtaCACTACATtaataaagtatgtggacacctgcatgtcgaacatctcattccaaaatcatgggcattaatattaatggatttggtcccccctttgctgttactttccactagatgttggaacattgctgcggggacttgcttccattcaagagcattggtgaggtcgggcactgatgttgggcaatttaAGCCTGGCTTGCAGTTGGCATCTCAATTTatcccaaatgtgttcgatggggttgaagtcagggctttgtgcaggccagtcaagttcttccacaccgatctcgacaaaccagttctttatggacctcgctttgtgcacgggggcacatgctgaaacaggaaagggccttccccaaactgttgccaaaaagtaggaagcacagaatcatctagaatgtcattgtatgcctcccgagtggcacagaggtctaaggcactgaatcgcagtgcttgaggcatcactacagacccgggttcgatcccacaactggccgtgactgggagtcccatagggcggcacacaattggcccagcatcgtccgggttatgAGGTGGTTTGGCCCGGGGGGGGCTTTGCTTGGCttattgcgctctagcgactccttgtcgCGGGCCAGgcccctgcaggctgacctctgttgtcagttgaacagtgtttccgccgacacattggtgcagctggcatccgggttaagcaggcgggTGTTAAAGAAGCGCtgtttggcaggtcatgtttcggaggacgcatgactcgaccttcgcctctcccgagccagtTCGGGAGTTGCAGAGATGATTGTTATTGGATCACAATTGGATATCACCAAATTTAGGGAGGAAAAAGAGGTAaaataatgtaattgtatgctgtagcattaagatttcccttccctgGACTAAGGGgcatagcccaaaccatgaaaagcaaccccagatcattattcctccttcaccaaactttacagttgtcactatgcattcgggcaggtagcattctcctggcatccgccaaacccagattcgtctgtcggactgccagatggggaaGTGTGATTCTTCACtctagagaatgcgtttccattgCCCCAGAGTCCAATGatggcgagctttacactactccaggcacacttggcattgtgcatggtgatcttagcttgtgtgcggctgcttggccatggaaactcatttcatgaagctcccgacgaacagttcttgtgctgacgttgcttccagaggcagtttggaacttggtagtgagtgttgcaaccgaggacagtccATTTTTACGCACTtaagcactcagcggtcccattcgccgctgagctgttgttgctcctagatgtttccacttcacaataacagcacttacagttgaccagggcagacatttgactaactgacttgttggaaaagtggcatcctatgacggtgccatgttgaaagtcactgagcttttcagtaagaccattctactgccattgtTTCTCTGTATAGCGATTGCATGGCTGGTTGTGCAATTTTTGGTTGAAAtggaggggtgtccacatactactgtgtgtgtgtatatagacctACTGAAGATATTTCTTCAGTGTTTGCTCTGTTAAAAAAAGACCCCTGCAAATCAAACGTCTCTTTACCATATGATCTTTGCTAGACGATTAAAATCAACCCGCGATTTTTGATGGAGTTGAGCGGCGACTAGTGTGGGCGGACTCGATCTTGAACTTCACATAAAATCAAATTTTTGTTAAAAACAACTGGTTTCAGCACCCCAAGAATAGCCCGCAATTACAAACTACATTGTTCTGTGTAACTGCGGGCTATTCTTGGGGTGCTGAAAtcagtattatttttttttttttaacaatgtgaaCTTGACGTTCGAGTCCGCCCACGTTAGTCGCCGCTCAACTCCATCATAAATCGCGGGTTGATTTTAATCGTCTAGCAAAGATCATATGGTAAAGAGACGTTTGATTTGCATCAGTAGTCTTTTTTTAACAGAGCAAACACTGAAGAAATATcttcagtagatctatatatacacataagtatgtggacaccccttcaaattcgtggatttggctatttcagccaaaaaTCGAGTCGGTGTTAGAGTCCGCCCACACTAGTCGCCTCTACTCCATTGTAAATAGTTACGTTTAGTCGGCTAGATCCTTGCATAATTTTACTCTGCATATGAGAATAGCCACTGCTGTTTGAGGAAGCTCTTAAGGTGATGGTGGGCGGGACTAGTTTCCCTGTTAAATGCTCACCATGAGTGTCATGTTTTGCGTAGATGTGAATTCTGTTCCCACTCTTTCTGTTTAACATTATGAAAACGTTTGTTTTAGTTGCTGTGTTGAGCACTCCCCAGTTCTATCGGAGCCACTGCCCTCTCCCTATGCCAGTGGGGATTCCCGGGCATTAGCTTTGTGTGGGGAGCTGGCAGGCTGGTTACAGGGGATGATAGGTCACCGCTGACCCAGGCAGATGGGAATCTCTGACCGATTCTCTAATCACTGCATATCAACACCCATCTGACCATACATTCCCACAAAGGCTAGCTGATTTTTGTTTCAGACTCAATTAAGAGACGTCTTACTGTATTGGGGTTGTGACTTACTACTGTGCTTGTTTTCTGGATATTATCACCAGACAACCTACCTGCAAGTGTTCATGCACAACCCTATATAGACAGTcaactagggctgggtgatatggccGAAATATCATATCTTATATGGTATTTTTCAAAATTGACAGTATTTTGTTTTTGATTACGGTAATGAAAGTTGTACATTTTCTTTGTGTTGCGTGaacctagggtggcaacacatatattctaaatgatttcaatgggtctttctccattctgattggtttatactgttcaattcaacctcaacctaaaataatttcctgcatttccatccatttctgcatttcctgcactcatttaaGATCATTTTCACACTGCCGCAATATGGGCAAAAAATACGAGGCCTTATTTTTAATCAAATGTTGCGATTTAGATCAAAATAGTTGGGTGAACTTTTGGAATCATGGCAATAGAATGTttataattctatagttagaatataaataattgtgggcactttgaatagtgTATGATATGACGAGTGAAAAATGCCATGgatgagttattgtgacagggtaggaaccaaagtgaccagtgtttcctaggggaccctataatctttgccTACATTAAATCTTTATTCATATAGCCAACATATTTATGCTTtgcctattcctctttgatttagaagatactgttgcacaaacaacatgctgatttaagcCTCCACCAATACTGGTATCGgactgtattagctagctatgtttgctctgactcagtacttttattaagctattattagctagctaactagcgattagctgtagtggctaacacgatttagcataacttgctaagaaaatacaaactagctgtttgcagatgtaagaaacacaaactaatactgtaattatagaacgcttgtggatttatattaagatcaGTGGAAACaacatcgttgtcatcaacattgttgcatgtgctgcattgaccatacAAACTGAACAAAAGTGTCTcgtggtcaagcaacaacaaatgtgctccttgagtgacagtgggtgggcctatgtctgtggggggagagagagagatgactcgggtagcgaagtaaactataaaaatggacattacacacggtgtatcacatttaacaaaccaaacattcaaataccgttatagaaggtaaagtaaaagtaCTGTCAACCCCTCTAGAATATTTGCGTACATTTTTGTAACCATATATTTGGGGGGTTCCTCAGATCAGAACTCTAAGAACAAGCTTTACAAAAACCTTGATGACAACACCTCTCCCCTGTTGCAGAGATGCTACGAGCACAAGCAGTACAGAAATGGACTCAAATTCTGCAAACAGATCCTCTCCAACCCAAAGTTCACAGAGCATGGAGGTGAGGCCCGCTTCAACAGCTGCTACTCTCACTTGTCTTTCAGTAGTCGGAAAGAACGAAATGACTCAACAACTGTCTGGTCCAGGTTTGATATCCGAACTGGGTGACCATGGACATTTTTCTTATCCTTTACTCAGTTTAGAACATGAGTGATGGTAAATCCTCTTCTGGTGTAGTGTTTAGGCTGTGACTAACACTAATTCCTCTCTCAATCTGTCCCTCAGAGACACTGGCGATGAAAGGCCTGACCCTGAACTGCCTGGGGAAGAAGGAGGATGCGTATGAGCTGGTGAGACGAGGCCTGCGCAACGACCTCAAGAGCCATGTCTGTATCCTTCTATACTAGGGCTAATGAGGTGAGGTTTCCTATGAAGTTCCTACTCAGGCGTGAGGACATTCACCAAAGGCTCCACATCATAATAAGCCCAAACTTTCTACTCCATCCCGCAAGCCCTTACTGTGCCATGTCTACCCCACGTAATCCAGACAGGGAATGGGAGAGGGCTAGATTGGCTCTGATTGTTACTGTTAAGGCTAATAGTCTAGGCCTTGTTGCATTAATACAGGGTCCACTGTTTTGATTTGTCACCATGAGTATTATGTTCTCTCTGTTCCCATGCTCTTTCAGTCCtccaaattgtttttttttttttgcgaggGATTTTGTTTCTCTGGGGGTATGTCTGTTTTGCCTCCTTAACCCTTCCTCTCCCAGGCTGGCATGTGTACGGTCTGCTGCAGCGGTCGGATAAGAAGTACGACGAGGCCATCAAGTGCTACCGCAACGCTCTGAAGTGGGACAAAGACAACCTGCAGATCCTCAGGGACCTTTCACTGCTCCAAATCCAGATGAGAGACCTGGAGGGCTACAGGGTGAGGACCGGGAGAGAGTCTCCTCTCAAGTGTTCTCTCTTGCTTTGGGTGtaattttgtctctctctctgcaggagaCCCGCTATCAGCTCCTGCAGCTGCGTCCAGCGCAGAGAGCCTCCTGGATTGGCTACGCCGTGGCCTACCACCTGCTGGAGGACTTTGAGATGGCCGCCAAGATCGTCGAAGAGTTCCGCAAAACACAACAGGTGAGCTTGGCTTGACCTCTCTTTTTGAGTCTAAGAAGTCTCATTGATTACTCTGTGGTGTTCCTGTAGCACTGGTCTGTCAATTATTCTGATTGGTCACCCTACCTGGGTCAGTACACCTGATTCACTTGTCTATCAGTAATTTATTTATTGGCTAGGTATTAGTGAATCTCATTCGTCTCCCTACCTGTATCAGCAAATCTGATTGGTCACTCTGCCTGTTTCAGTAAATGTGGTGGTGCTGTGTTTCAGACGTCGCCGGACAAAGTGGACTACGAGTACAGTGAGCTGCTGCTGTACCAGAACCAGGTGCTCAGGGAGGCGGGGCTGTTCAAGGAAGCACTGGAGCACCTCATAACCTATGAGAAACAGATCTGTGACAAGCTTGCTGTGGAGGAGACCAGAGGTGTGTGGGGGAGAGTGAAAATATGCGTGTGTGTTGAGTGTTTGCATCTGGGGGGGAAGAGATGTGTATAGATCAAACATGATTCATGTGATCCTGTCTATCCCTGCAGGAGAGCTACTGCTGCAGCTAGATCGCTCGGAGGAGGCCACAGAAGTCTACCGACAACTCCAGGAGAGGAACCCTGAGAACTGGGCCTACTACCAGGGTCTGGAGAAAGCACTGAAACCAGGTCACCTTTGAGCCCCCACTGCTACCCACCCCATTCCCACTGGACCCTCTCACCAGTCCCCTCTGTAGCATGAGTCATCTCACTACATTGACTAATGTATTTGGTAGATTTTGTGACCAGAATTGAATTTGCGTATAAATGCCATGCTCTGACTGTTGGCTTGTTGTGTGTCCCCAGTTAGCATAGAGGAGAGGCAGAAGCTCTATGAGGAGGCGTGGGTGAAGTATCCCAAAGGACTGGTTCCCCGGAGGCTGCCTCTCACCTTCCTCACAGGTACATAAGCCTGCCATTATCATTACTGTGTAATTATCCCTGGAATGAGGACCTTTCAAGACGACGGTGGGTAGACACAAGCGTGTTGAAACGTGTGGTTTGTGGAACGCTAGAGAATGGGGTGTCGATGAGCTCCGTTCACTTTTCTTTTCAGGTGAGAAGTTCCGTGAATGTCTGGACTGCTATCTGAGGACCAACTTCAGTAAAGGCTGTCCGCCCGTCTTCACCACTCTGAAGTCCCTGTATCACGACAAGGAAAAGGTGAGGGAGAACCACCGCCATTCCATAGGCTCCAGCAAGTCACTGAAATAACATGCCTGCCCTGGGCTGAGAAGTCTGGGTAATCCTGCGTATCCTTGTTCCCATCCGTGTAGGTGTCAATCGTTGAAGAATTAGTGGTTGGATACGAGACGTGTTTGAAAAGCTGTCGAATGTTCAATCAAAATGGTGAGTGCCATCAGGTTTTCATGTGTTATGAAATCTAATCGGGGTGCTAATAGAATGTCATTGTGTCTATGTGTAGATGGTGGTAAGGAGGAGCCCCCCACCACTCTACTGTGGGTCCAGTATTTCCTGGCGCAGCACTTTGACCACGTGGGCCAGCAGACGCTAGCCCTGGACTACATCAACACAGCCATCGAGAGCACACCCACGCTCATAGAACTGTTCCTCATCAAGGCCAAGATatacaaggtaacacacactttCTAGAGCTGCCATCATGGTCAGCATTTAGTGTGACTCAACGTGATTATAGCGCTCTTCTTCTCTGTTGATTTTTATACTATTACTCTCCATCTTCGTGTCTTTAGCATGCAGGTAACATAAAGGAAGCAGCCAGGTGGATGGATGAGGCCCAGGCTCTGGACACTGCTGACCGCTTCATCAACTCAAAATGTGCCAAGTACATGTTGAAGGCCGGCCTGGTCAAAGAGGCTGAGGAGATGTGCTCAAAGTTCACACgggtcagtcagtgtgtgttaAGCTGTCTGTGTAGACTGAACATGATGCGTGTTGCCTTAAAaccctttgtgtgtgtggtgctatCGGTCTGTGTTTCAGGAGGGTGCGTCGGCAGTAGAGAATCTCAATGAGATGCAGTGTATGTGGTACCAGACAGAATGTGCTCTGGCCTACAAGTCCATGAACAAGTTTGGAGACGCTCTCAAGAAGTGCCATGAGATCGAGAGGGTACGTTTTCTAACCTGGGGGGGAGAAGGcacttattattattactttattttatttttttttatcatgaaGGTGATTAGTAAGTTAGATTTCCTCCCCCTTAAAATGTGCTCAAATAAAAAGTCAGAAATTAAAAAGAGCAATGTGGTCCCTGTTTTTAGAGATGGTCATGCAGATTCACTGAGGGTTAAACCTGTATAGATGGCTCAGTGGCAGTGCAGGTCTGCTCTGTTTGGATTTCATCATAAACCATCTCTGTTCTGTGTCCCATCAGCATTTTGTGGAGATCACGGACGACCAGTTTGACTTCCACACGTACTGCATGAGGAAGATGACGCTGCGATCCTACGTGGACCTGCTCAAGCTGGAGGACGTGCTGCGCATGCACCCCTTCTACTACAAAGCTGCCCGCACCGCCATCCAGATCTACCTCGGCCTGCACGACAACCCACTCACCGACGACAACAAGGAACACCAGGCCGACGCCGGTACGTGTGTGCGCCAGTGAGGGAGTCTGTCTGCGAGACCCCAAACCGCCGCTTGTTTGATTATCACTAATTTGATGTTTCCtacaatgttttgtttttttggtttGGTGTAGTCGTGATCTCTAAGTGACCCCGTGTGTCCCACAGAGAACCTGAATGACAAAGAGCTGAAGAAGCTGAGGAACAAGCAGAGACGAGCCCAGAAGAAAGCCCAactagaggaggagaagaagaacgcCGAGAAGGAGAAACAGCTGAAGaaccagaagaagaagaaagaggacGACGACGAGGAGATCGGAGGACCCAAGGAGGAGCTCATACCAGACAAACTAGCCAAGGTGCGTGTGTGTAGCCTGTAGAAGATGAAGGAATGACTGAGGCCTATCCCGGCAGACTCCTCACAGTGAGCCCTAGTCGTTGGAAATGTCTCAAAGAACAAACCTGTGGTTTAACGCTTTACCCTCATGGCTACTACCATTAGCCTTGTGGGATATCACTGCAGAACATGGTGAAATTACACCAGTTAGGAGACTGAGTGGTTTGTTTGGAATAAGACCCATTTGTTTTCTTCCCCCTGTAGGTGGAGAACCCACTCGAGGAGGCAGTGAAGTTTTTAACCCCCCTGAAAAACCTGGTGAAGAACAAGATTGAGACACACCTCCTGGCCTTCGAGATCTACTTCAGGAAAGGTAAAGGAACAAGACGCTGATTGACATTCTGACACACAAAGAATCCGGTACCTTTTGTCAGTGAAAAACAAAAAGTCTCTTTCCCTCTCGTAGAGAAGTACCTGCTGATGTTGCAGTCAGTGAAGAGAGCGTTCTCCATGGAGCCCTCCCACCCTTGGCTGCACCAGTGTCTAGTGCGCTTCTTcaaaggaggtacagtagagtagggctTCTGCCACCTGTCACACGGCCAGGCTGAGGGGCCTTGTCATTACCCACAACTCCATCTGTCTCTGAACCCTTTTGTTGAATTGTTACTGGAATAGTTGTCTGTTCTGCTACAAAGATCTCTACCACGTTCTGATTCTATGCTGTaatgcagtggtcaccaaccggtcgatcgagGCATTCCTAGTGGAtcgcaaaacatttctgtagaaaagccaacgatAACGGCTTGCGctctttatgtattttttttttactccttGTTCACCAGAggtacattaatttccaatggaacgctgcgtttgccttgcgaGCGTTGCTAGAAGAGctagttgcagtgcgttctgtgtggttcATACGTTGCATTTATTGAACGTATGCCCTAAACTGTATGCGTAcatggcttgacagaaatggtagcagaaggtgaatgttgaacttttgttgcacacatccaGATGATGATGCGTAGCAATTTGCGCAACAACGCTGTCGGTGTGACCGAGGCATGTATTTGTGTTGTGCTGTTGGAGGTAGGTGTAATTGATTCCGCCAGGTAGTTGAGGAGTTTGTCTTTTCAGAAAAATGAAATGGTTTAAAATGGGAACCCTTTGTTTACCTGGTGCGCACCTGGACACTGAGATCTGACTggggaaaaatagttttgaacggtTATCCAACTCGGAAACTGACATATTTCTAGACCTACGACCTGAAGACtattgacgtcatgatttgacctctttttaaaaatatatataattttttcccCCCCCCTGTTGTCTTGACAGCAGCATGACCCTTAGATGCAGGTACCATCGGTACAGTAAAGTAAaaaagcaaatttcaatttatgCTCAGCTGTGCCTCGCAAGTGCTATACCAACTgatctcccaagtggcgcagcggtctaaggcactgcatctcagtgcttgaggtgtcactacagacaccctggttcgattccaggctgtatcacaactggccgtgattgggagtcccatagggtggcgcacaattggcccagtgttgtccgggtttggcctgtgtaggccgtcattctaaataagaatttgttcttaactgacttgcctagttaaataaaggttaaattaatctATTTTCTTATCAAAGCTTGTTTTGAAATATAATCTGGTCTGAGAACAACAAtagaccaggcatatagccaatatgctgtgataatgtattaggcctactgtacaAACCTCATTGTTAAAGAACTCtttttattaggttaatgttaaaaaaaatgtaagtcgttttaaaaaatataaaaaaatgtatctgagtggtagatctcagcttgctttttgactgcgaaagtgatcttgactccgATTGGTGACCACTGTAACGGGTGTGTTCCTCAGTGTCAGACAGTAAGGACCTACCAGAGGCTGTGCGGACTGTTTTGAAGCAGGAGATATCGCGGCTGTTTGGGGAGAGCAACCCACAGAGCTTCAACAAGAACTACCTGAGCCAACACTCCAACTCTATACCACACCGTGTGGCTGGTACGTACACACACTACCTGAGCCAACACTCCAACTCTATACCACACCGTGTGGCTGGTACGTACACACACTACCTGAGCCAACACTCCCAACTCTGCCCACATGAGACTGTACCATTACCACTCAGACACAGTGTGAACTCTTGACTGATCAGTACCATGTTGTCCCCCTGCAGCTGCTAAGATGATGTTCTATCTGGACCCGTCCTCGGACAAGATGGCCTCTGAGCTGGCTACAGCGCTGGATGAATCCCTCAATGGGAGAGGCATCACGGTGAGCGCTTACTCACTGCACTTTTATTTTAACAAGTACCTTTGGCATGGTAGTCCCATAGATGAGGTAAAGCGGTCAATGGAACGTAGACCGGGGGGGATAGGATGCCGGATTGGtgcacattcaacaaatctgatctaacatAGTGGATATTTGTCAAATCTGTCATGACTGACAGACCCACAATGTGGTTTCTGAAGTCTGATTTGGCTGTTTTCGCTGCATAACATTTATaagttgtcccttttcaggttgacaagaagtgactgctaaatgctagcTCCCGTTCGTATAAACTGGTTGAATAGCTAGCATACAGGTGTCAgtggtggtagtcagtggttgtttttaactgtaatgcagttgattggttacgatgacatgaacatgtattgcggttgacatccatacaagcattttactcagatttttacctcaacatagGCTAATTTTGCTGGGGAGAAATGGAGATTTGGGCTCTTTCCCCCACGGCATATTTACCCCAAAcgtttccatggcattttccattgttttggtcgagTTCCATTGACCTCTACCACATCTATGCCTGAAACAGTATTCGGAAAAACGAAGGCAAGGAACAATTG
The sequence above is drawn from the Salmo salar chromosome ssa05, Ssal_v3.1, whole genome shotgun sequence genome and encodes:
- the LOC106604691 gene encoding N-alpha-acetyltransferase 15, NatA auxiliary subunit isoform X2, which translates into the protein MPSITLPPKENALFKRILRCYEHKQYRNGLKFCKQILSNPKFTEHGETLAMKGLTLNCLGKKEDAYELVRRGLRNDLKSHVCWHVYGLLQRSDKKYDEAIKCYRNALKWDKDNLQILRDLSLLQIQMRDLEGYRETRYQLLQLRPAQRASWIGYAVAYHLLEDFEMAAKIVEEFRKTQQTSPDKVDYEYSELLLYQNQVLREAGLFKEALEHLITYEKQICDKLAVEETRGELLLQLDRSEEATEVYRQLQERNPENWAYYQGLEKALKPVSIEERQKLYEEAWVKYPKGLVPRRLPLTFLTGEKFRECLDCYLRTNFSKGCPPVFTTLKSLYHDKEKVSIVEELVVGYETCLKSCRMFNQNDGGKEEPPTTLLWVQYFLAQHFDHVGQQTLALDYINTAIESTPTLIELFLIKAKIYKHAGNIKEAARWMDEAQALDTADRFINSKCAKYMLKAGLVKEAEEMCSKFTREGASAVENLNEMQCMWYQTECALAYKSMNKFGDALKKCHEIERHFVEITDDQFDFHTYCMRKMTLRSYVDLLKLEDVLRMHPFYYKAARTAIQIYLGLHDNPLTDDNKEHQADAENLNDKELKKLRNKQRRAQKKAQLEEEKKNAEKEKQLKNQKKKKEDDDEEIGGPKEELIPDKLAKVENPLEEAVKFLTPLKNLVKNKIETHLLAFEIYFRKEKYLLMLQSVKRAFSMEPSHPWLHQCLVRFFKGVSDSKDLPEAVRTVLKQEISRLFGESNPQSFNKNYLSQHSNSIPHRVAAAKMMFYLDPSSDKMASELATALDESLNGRGITICTEVLEALRDGNLGDGQQKAAEVYRAACNKLYPHTLAFMPPGYEDNASTINANGDLSAGEHDDMANDM
- the LOC106604691 gene encoding N-alpha-acetyltransferase 15, NatA auxiliary subunit isoform X1, whose product is MPSITLPPKENALFKRILRCYEHKQYRNGLKFCKQILSNPKFTEHGETLAMKGLTLNCLGKKEDAYELVRRGLRNDLKSHVCWHVYGLLQRSDKKYDEAIKCYRNALKWDKDNLQILRDLSLLQIQMRDLEGYRETRYQLLQLRPAQRASWIGYAVAYHLLEDFEMAAKIVEEFRKTQQTSPDKVDYEYSELLLYQNQVLREAGLFKEALEHLITYEKQICDKLAVEETRGELLLQLDRSEEATEVYRQLQERNPENWAYYQGLEKALKPVSIEERQKLYEEAWVKYPKGLVPRRLPLTFLTGEKFRECLDCYLRTNFSKGCPPVFTTLKSLYHDKEKVSIVEELVVGYETCLKSCRMFNQNDGGKEEPPTTLLWVQYFLAQHFDHVGQQTLALDYINTAIESTPTLIELFLIKAKIYKHAGNIKEAARWMDEAQALDTADRFINSKCAKYMLKAGLVKEAEEMCSKFTREGASAVENLNEMQCMWYQTECALAYKSMNKFGDALKKCHEIERHFVEITDDQFDFHTYCMRKMTLRSYVDLLKLEDVLRMHPFYYKAARTAIQIYLGLHDNPLTDDNKEHQADAENLNDKELKKLRNKQRRAQKKAQLEEEKKNAEKEKQLKNQKKKKEDDDEEIGGPKEELIPDKLAKVENPLEEAVKFLTPLKNLVKNKIETHLLAFEIYFRKEKYLLMLQSVKRAFSMEPSHPWLHQCLVRFFKGVSDSKDLPEAVRTVLKQEISRLFGESNPQSFNKNYLSQHSNSIPHRVAGTYTHYLSQHSNSIPHRVAAAKMMFYLDPSSDKMASELATALDESLNGRGITICTEVLEALRDGNLGDGQQKAAEVYRAACNKLYPHTLAFMPPGYEDNASTINANGDLSAGEHDDMANDM